From the Thermodesulfovibrionales bacterium genome, the window GTGGTAAAATTATTGATGCAAATCGTAAATTCTGCGAGCTCTTTGAGAAGGATAAATCTCAACTTATAGGTCTTCACTTCTGGAATCTTGAACATGAAAAGGATGATTCAGTTAAATTAAAGAGATTCGAAAAGCTTTTGAGCGGTAAATCCGTTACTTATGAAACGGAATATATAAAATCTGATGACAAAAAAATATTCCTTGATGTAAGTTCTAAGATGATAGAGGTTGAAGGTGAGAAATTCATTCAGTCTCTTTACAGGGATATTACAGAGAAGAAGTTACTTCAGGAACAGCTTCTTCAGGCACAGAAGATGGAGTCCATAGGCATTCTGGCAAGCGGGGTTGCACATGATTTTAATAATCTCCTGACAGCATCTTTAGGACATATTGAGCTACTCTTACAGTTTGGAGGCCTTGATGACAATCTTAAAGTAAAAATGAAGGTTATAGAAAATTCCATAAGAAAGGCAGGAAATCTGGTATCCAAACTTTTAAGTTTCGCAAGAAAAGATCAACCAACTATTGCACCTGTGAATATGAATCAGGTCGTGAGGGATGCTGTAGAAATGGTAGAAAAAGTAGCTTTGAAGAAGAAGGTGGATTTTAACATTGAGATTGATAATTCCATAAATCTTGTGAATGGAGATGGTAATCAGCTTGAACAGATGCTTATGAATCTTCTTGTAAATGCTATTGATGCTATGCCCCACGGTGGCGTCATTACAATAAGGACATCGAATCTCCAGATAAAACAAAAGGCCCTATTCCCTACCTCGCTTCTTGAACCTGGAAATTATGTAGTGCTCACTGTTTCAGATACCGGAACAGGTATCCCGGAAAATATAAGGGATAAAATATTCGAACCCTTCTTTACTACGAAGGAAAAAGGAAAGGGTACAGGACTCGGTCTTCCAATGGTTCATGGAATTGTGAAAGCCCATAATGGCCTGATAAATGTAATTTCAGAAGAGGGTAGGGGTACGACCTTTGAGATTTTCTTCCCTGCCTGTGGAACCCGGGTAGAATTACCTGAAAAATCTATATTTATATCTTCTCCCAAACTCCATAATATAATGCTTGTTGACAATGAAAGGGACATACTTAACAGCCTAAAGGATTTACTTGAAAAAAATGGTTACAGGGTCTTTGCCACAGACAATCCAGCCTATGCAGCTGATATATTTCAGGATATTCATCTTAGCATTGATCTTGTTATTACAGATTTGTCAATGCCCCTTTTTGATGGAGCAGAGCTGATATCAACGATTAAAAGTATATCACCATCGGTAAAGGTTATCACAATCTCTGCCCACGAACATAAATTAGCAGAACTGAGGAGCCTTAAGATAGTAGATGGCTTTATAAAAAAACCTTTTGAAATAAATGAGCTTCTCACTATGATTAGAAATGTCCTCAGTAAAAATAGTATAATATAATGTGCCCAGCAAGTTTTTCTATATAGAGACGCGTGGCTGCCAGATGAATTTCCATGACTCTGAAAAGATCATGGGAATTCTCAAAAAAGAGGGTTATTTTCCCACTGATGAACCCAGAAAAGCTGATCTTATAATCTTTAACACCTGCAGTATCAGAAAAAAACCAGAAGAAAAGCTTTTCAGCAGTCTCGGAAGACTCAAGCACCTCAAGCGGCAGAGACCTTCATTGAAAATAGCGGTCTGTGGCTGCATTGCCCAGCAAAAAGGGGAGGAACTTCTTAAAAGGGCTTCCCATGTGGACTATATCTTTGGTCCCCAGAATATAAGTAAACTTCCCCATATACTTACTTTGGAAAAAGCTGTTATTACAGAGGAAAACCCAGAGATTCAACTTGAAGAACTTCCTGCAGAAAGGATTGATGGCATCAAGGCCTCTGTAACAGTTATGTATGGATGCAATAATTTCTGTTCCTACTGTGTTGTGCCTTATACAAGAGGCAGAGAAATAAGCAGACCTCTTGAAAAGATTATTAATGAAATAAAATCCCTTGCTGATCAGGGATATAAGGAGATACAGCTTTTGGGACAAAATGTAAATTCATACAGAGATAGAGAATTTGATTTTTCAGACCTGTTAAGGAAGGTAAATGATATTTCAGGAATTGAAAGAATAAGATTTATTACCTCTCATCCGAGAGACCTTACAGAGAGACTTATTAAGACCATGGCTGAGCTTGGCAAAATCTGTGAGCATCTTCATTTGCCTATTCAATCTGGGTCCAACAGGATTTTGAATCTTATGAACAGAGGATACACTTATGAAGATTATAAAAAAAAGGTTGATCTTTTAAGGAGTTATATTCCTAATATCGCCATAACCACTGATATAATAACCGGATTTCCATCTGAGACAGAAGAAGACCATCATCAAACATTAAGGGCACTTGAGGATATCCAGTATGATGGAATCTTTGCCTTTAAATACTCCAGGAGACCGGGCACAAAAGCAGCAGATATGCCTGAACAGATATCTGAAGACATCAAATCAAGAAGACTTTCTGAAATACTGAAGCTTCAGGATAATATAACCCTCAAAAAAAATACAGGATTGATAGGGACCATACAGGAGGTTTTAATAGAAGGTAAAGCTGAGACCGGACAGACCCTTGGCCGCACAAGGACAAACAAGATCGTTATTTTAAAGGAAGATCTTCCATCAGGCCTAATAATAAAGGCAAGAATTACAGAGGCAAAGATACATAGCCTTATTGCCGAACCTCTATGAGATTTTCCATCCTTACCCTGGGTTGCAAAACCAACCAGGCTGAAAGTGAAACCCTTTCCATGGAATTACTAAAGAAGGGGCATAAAGAGGTTGAACTTTCTGATAATCCTGATATCTGTATTATAAACACCTGCACGGTTACTGCAAAAAGTGATTATCAGTCAAGACAGCTTATAAGAAGAGCTATTAAAACAGGTGCAAGGGTTATTGTTACTGGTTGTTATGTAAATAGGGCTAAAGAGGAGCTGAGAGCTTTGAGCAATACCTGCCTTTTAATTAAAAATGAAGAAAAATCATTTATAATTAATATGTTTCAAGATATTATTTCAAGTAACACTATAAATTTAACAGTCCATCGTTCTAGGCCGGTTATAAAAATCCAGGATGGATGTAATAAAAGGTGTTCTTTTTGTATAATTCCAAAGGTTAGAGGCAGGTCAAGATCAAGGACCTTTGATGAGGTAATAGAGGAAATTATGACTCTCGAGGAGCTTGGTTTTAATGAAGTGGTGCTTACTGGAATTAACATAG encodes:
- a CDS encoding ATP-binding protein; amino-acid sequence: GKIIDANRKFCELFEKDKSQLIGLHFWNLEHEKDDSVKLKRFEKLLSGKSVTYETEYIKSDDKKIFLDVSSKMIEVEGEKFIQSLYRDITEKKLLQEQLLQAQKMESIGILASGVAHDFNNLLTASLGHIELLLQFGGLDDNLKVKMKVIENSIRKAGNLVSKLLSFARKDQPTIAPVNMNQVVRDAVEMVEKVALKKKVDFNIEIDNSINLVNGDGNQLEQMLMNLLVNAIDAMPHGGVITIRTSNLQIKQKALFPTSLLEPGNYVVLTVSDTGTGIPENIRDKIFEPFFTTKEKGKGTGLGLPMVHGIVKAHNGLINVISEEGRGTTFEIFFPACGTRVELPEKSIFISSPKLHNIMLVDNERDILNSLKDLLEKNGYRVFATDNPAYAADIFQDIHLSIDLVITDLSMPLFDGAELISTIKSISPSVKVITISAHEHKLAELRSLKIVDGFIKKPFEINELLTMIRNVLSKNSII
- the miaB gene encoding tRNA (N6-isopentenyl adenosine(37)-C2)-methylthiotransferase MiaB; translated protein: MPSKFFYIETRGCQMNFHDSEKIMGILKKEGYFPTDEPRKADLIIFNTCSIRKKPEEKLFSSLGRLKHLKRQRPSLKIAVCGCIAQQKGEELLKRASHVDYIFGPQNISKLPHILTLEKAVITEENPEIQLEELPAERIDGIKASVTVMYGCNNFCSYCVVPYTRGREISRPLEKIINEIKSLADQGYKEIQLLGQNVNSYRDREFDFSDLLRKVNDISGIERIRFITSHPRDLTERLIKTMAELGKICEHLHLPIQSGSNRILNLMNRGYTYEDYKKKVDLLRSYIPNIAITTDIITGFPSETEEDHHQTLRALEDIQYDGIFAFKYSRRPGTKAADMPEQISEDIKSRRLSEILKLQDNITLKKNTGLIGTIQEVLIEGKAETGQTLGRTRTNKIVILKEDLPSGLIIKARITEAKIHSLIAEPL